In the genome of Drosophila subpulchrella strain 33 F10 #4 breed RU33 chromosome 2L, RU_Dsub_v1.1 Primary Assembly, whole genome shotgun sequence, one region contains:
- the LOC119548810 gene encoding mucin-5AC isoform X2, which produces MEYLTGRLSILWLLGLSLLLFKTGSTEAQSKRASRVTSSRSFGTNVKPTSSNGISFDCPEEFGYYPHPSDCTQYYVCVFGGALLESCTGGLMYSHELQTCDWPRNVGCELVDTSSERGPARSQGQSQTHTQAQHVPSRVRFGAAFSSPGGTQKAPTVAPQYHRSPPQVIQAQVQHIPPPPPELRVPPNPVITSRGQPKPLIESQEDIAKLYAEAQETLPPVEEEESDRQQRVYRGQPSTVSQVQRDRDGIIHQASINAIPQSGKIASYAFGTAYRVESSSPSSLGAPPPANVFVQPTPQAPSPQLEPNRNYYNASIFNHGGGYQPPQQQQQQQQQQLQPTPFQQATPQQQHQLQPQASPHPYDSSYYSVYDDDIDLYRDIEYQQQQQQDQQQPSVPQYQPTVRQQQPHSTYRPLELSATPTPPQKSSYSNQQTLAYSSDYDEDINAQIEQENLYDQPTRSPQRVEQVAIQRLDSRPSPSTDLSPTTPATRPDALTYYDTVTTPNPPQHGPADYSYSSSAEYAFGSAEDYDLRERTLTRAKSTARTYTDDYDLIANVVGPTSKSTMAPPTRTQNTKSTSALSMNPSKSSITNTQILEVTKSTTTTTTTTTTPFPSTTTTKLASSKAHAIKPYKQHVPNKSKTTTQASSTPPTTTSSSIPPPNPTTYSSNPFLKSKLQNLAKSLVHFVSNSQTKGNTTGFRQVKNLTSFDHQPTIPEPVPDQVPAQTLSPVPEPSSTQWPLVEDHVETVFDESQNVHVQTAEPPRSRSFETSTSAKFLDFINAAAYGTSPRGNLLNAVPNKFVGRDFPYRDRDYSFESSSKDPELQRKRIQTYITSDVAPESFKVPANGEVRPQPEGMESASTSRPSKPIKHSLQSGSHGFSLRVEQNERESNVSEPIFAEKKSLPSTTTAKSPTTPADLSQEYVDIIPTTYAPPLRIWRNGRPTIQQAYYRPTTASSSTSSSTTTSTTTSTSPPTTSNDNVESSSTIRTTTTPRALAPPSTERYVVPGQIYTARTNYFKDNLNRVTANPATRFVSPYKSLENLLQEDRQHQYHQLRTTARPRYTNAPAFPPFLQTTSKPAKNLFMTTSVRNTSQDVLATMATGNARNFSVSDAILSTFSPQRPAPSMLRTTTMATTTTSSTEPLPLEMTTTAAPTTVSAVIASSPIRVSQSPMRPRGRSRYTAATLNNVGDSVDEPTTYAPKLRLPAGYDTSQFPKRKPQRVRVIGNQRTSFGEPTAKPHEKYEVYKAALQAKDSAYSSHSALSKSLKHKSIENEASVADEPRAEALISQPLEARQQNSLEQGGTAIAFSSTEHVVAITDRPTVKFLYSNKYRQQTAERTLAESLQNAGYIASANGPAQKFRSANVLEQLRQFLAGSDSNSNSDESGTSQFVDEYSLPEIKAAVDEIKQLYMVTDRPATSTLKTSTTTLRPTTTPIVPPSALRSTLATVTSSVRQEANQSKAYSFPSTLKVLSTDSTLTARATQSTPDVSTTRSPKDPPVYPTPAPNISTATATPSPFAPHTARASRVNNVIKSSIAAAALGPSTSTYQPPVSAGKAQKLQFGFAPNNKNHQISSIHKGAAASASVKCSDSTPNAKCNEIPLRNNNRNRGNAMYANQDRDVLSTPNRGTHPPRTRPTLKPSGTIVSKAQEFVDIYRYPPTRPDPIYPQPTPDKTAAKCRKDVCLLPDCYCGGKDIPGDLPVESIPQIVLLTFDDSVNDLNKQLYTDLFEKGRVNPNGCPITATFYVSHEWTDYSQVQNLYADGHEMASHTVSHSFGEQFSQKKWTREISGQREILAAYGGVKLSDVRGMRAPFLSVGGNKMYKMLYDSNFTYDSSMPVYENRPPSWPYTLDYKIFHDCMIPPCPTRSYPGVWQVPMVMWQDLNGGRCSMGDACSNPSDADGVTKMIMKNFERHYTTNRAPFGLFYHAAWFTQPHHKEGFIKFLDAINAMQDVWIITNWQALQWVRDPTPTSRINSFQPFQCDYSDRPKRCNNPKVCNLWHKSGVRYMKTCQPCPDIYPWTGKSGIRSSRIDNEVEEPAA; this is translated from the exons GATCCACAGAGGCACAGAGCAAACGAGCCTCACGCGTCACCAGTTCCCGTAGCTTTGGCACGAACGTCAAGCCCACAAGCTCCAATGGCATTAGCTTCGACTGCCCCGAGGAGTTCGGATACTACCCGCACCCCTCGGACTGCACCCAATACTACGTGTGCGTCTTCGGAGGAGCGCTGCTTGAGAGCTGTACTGGCGGCCTCATGTACTCGCACGAGCTGCAGACCTGCGATTGGCCCCGGAACGTGGGCTGCGAGTTGGTGGACACATCATCGGAGCGCGGCCCCGCACGTAGCCAGGGCCAGAGCCAAACGCACACCCAGGCGCAGCATGTTCCCAGTAGAGTGCGCTTTGGAGCCGCTTTCAGCAGCCCTGGCGGCACGCAGAAGGCGCCCACTGTGGCCCCACAGTACCACCGCTCTCCGCCACAGGTCATCCAGGCGCAGGTGCAACACATACCTCCTCCGCCACCGGAGCTGCGAGTGCCACCCAACCCGGTTATCACGTCGCGGGGTCAACCAAAACCACTGATCGAGTCCCAGGAGGACATTGCGAAG CTGTATGCCGAAGCGCAAGAGACTTTGCCGCCTGTAGAAGAAGAGGAGTCCGATCGTCAGCAGAGAGTGTACCGCGGCCAACCCAGTACCGTCAGTCAAGTGCAGCGCGACCGCGATGGTATTATTCACCAGGCCAGTATCAATGCCATTCCTCAATCTGGAAAAATCGCATCGTACGCTTTTGGAACGGCCTACAG AGTTGAGTCATCCTCCCCGTCATCGCTAGGGGCGCCGCCACCCGCTAATGTATTTGTACAGCCCACGCCACAAGCTCCATCGCCACAGTTAGAACCCAATCGTAACTACTACAATGCATCCATATTTAATCATGGGGGCGGCTACcaaccaccgcagcagcaacagcagcagcaacaacaacaactacagccAACACCATTTCAACAAGCGACaccgcaacaacaacatcagctgcAGCCACAAGCCTCACCACATCCCTATGATTCATCCTATTATTCTGTTTACGACGACGATATCGATTTGTATAGGGATATAGAgtaccagcagcagcagcaacaggacCAGCAGCAGCCATCTGTCCCCCAGTACCAACCAACAGTGCGCCAACAGCAGCCGCACTCAACCTACCGCCCCTTAGAGCTCTCGGCTACACCGACACCCCCACAGAAGTCATCTTACAGCAACCAGCAGACTTTGGCCTACTCCTCAGACTACGATGAGGACATTAATGCGCAG ATCGAACAGGAAAATTTGTACGATCAGCCCACACGTTCACCGCAAAG GGTGGAACAGGTGGCCATACAAAGGCTGGATTCTCGACCCAGTCCTTCGACAGACCTATCCCCGACGACGCCCGCCACCCGTCCGGATGCTCTCACCTATTATGACACTGTGACCACCCCCAACCCTCCGCAACATGGGCCAGCCGACTACAGCTACTCCAGTTCCGCAGAGTATGCTTTCGGGTCGGCAGAGGACTACGACCTGAGAGAGCGCACACTGACTCGAGCCAAGTCCACTGCACGCACCTACACGGATGACTATGATCTGATCGCCAATGTTGTGGGTCCTACCAGCAAGAGCACAATGGCGCCACCAACACGAACCCAGAACACAAAATCAACTTCGGCACTTAGCATGAACCCGTCCAAGAGTTCCATCACCAACACACAAATTCTTGAGGTCACAAagtccacaacaacaacaacaactacaaccacGACACCATTCCcatcgacaacaacaacaaaactaGCAAG CTCGAAAGCGCATGCAATTAAGCCTTATAAACAACATGTTCCCAACAAATCAAAGACAACTACACAAGCTTCCAGTACCCCACCCACCACCACGTCCAGCTCCATACCTCCCCCGAATCCCACGACCTATAGTTCAAATCCCTTCCTTAAATCGAAACTTCAAAATCTGGCCAAGTCGCTGGTACACTTTGTCTCAAACAGCCAGACCAAAGGCAATACTACTGGCTTTCGTCAAGTTAAAAACCTGACAAGCTTTGATCACCAACCCACAATTCCGGAACCAGTCCCTGACCAAGTTCCCGCCCAAACATTATCCCCAGTCCCCGAGCCTTCGTCCACGCAATGGCCCCTAGTTGAGGATCACGTTGAGACTGTCTTTGATGAGAGTCAGAACGTTCATGTTCAGACGGCTGAACCGCCAAGGAGTCGCTCTTTCGAAACCAGCACCTCGGCCAAATTCCTGGACTTTATTAATGCCGCCGCTTATGGTACCAGTCCGCGTGGGAACCTGCTGAATGCTGTGCCAAATAAATTTGTGGGAAGGGATTTTCCCTATCGGGATAGAGATTATTCATTCGAGTCAAGCTCAAAGGACCCAGAACTGCAGCGCAAACGTATTCAGACCTATATCACTTCCGATGTGGCGCCTGAGAGTTTTAAAGTTCCGGCAAATGGTGAAGTGCGACCACAGCCGGAAGGAATGGAAAGCGCAAGTACATCGCGACCCAGTAAGCCAATAAAACACAGCCTTCAAAGTGGATCACATGGTTTTAGTTTGCGTGTGGAACAGAATGAAAGGGAAAGTAATGTGTCTGAGCCAATTTTTGCGGAGAAAAAGAGTCTGCCGTCCACCACAACAGCAAAGAGCCCAACAACACCGGCCGACTTATCTCAGGAATATGTGGACATCATACCCACAACATACGCCCCACCGCTTCGCATTTGGCGTAACGGAAGACCCACCATCCAACAGGCATATTATAGGCCAACCACCGCAAGTTCTAGCACAAGTTCTAGCACAACTACTAGTACCACTACAAGCACATCACCTCCTACCACCTCAAATGATAACGTTGAGTCGAGCAGTACCATTAGGACTACTACAACACCAAGGGCTCTGGCCCCTCCAAGCACCGAACGGTATGTTGTACCGGGACAAATTTACACGGCCCGAACCAATTACTTCAAAGATAACCTAAATCGCGTTACTGCTAACCCGGCAACGCGTTTTGTATCTCCGTACAAAAGTCTAGAGAACTTGCTCCAAGAAGATCGCCAGCACCAGTACCACCAACTGCGGACGACAGCTAGGCCGCGCTACACAAATGCACCTGCTTTTCCGCCCTTCCTCCAGACTACTTCAAAGCCGGCCAAAAACCTTTTCATGACCACATCTGTTAGAAACACCAGTCAAGATGTTTTGGCCACAATGGCGACAGGAAACGCACGTAACTTCAGCGTTAGCGACGCAATACTCAGTACATTTAGTCCTCAGCGACCAGCGCCGAGTATGCTGCGAACCACCACtatggcaacaacaacaacatctaGCACTGAACCACTTCCGCTAGAAATGACTACTACTGCTGCTCCGACGACCGTTTCAGCCGTGATCGCTTCTTCGCCCATCCGCGTATCCCAGTCCCCAATGCGTCCCCGTGGCCGCTCTCGCTATACGGCGGCCACTCTAAACAATGTCGGGGACAGCGTAGACGAGCCCACGACTTATGCACCCAAGCTTAGGTTGCCCGCCGGCTATGATACCAGCCAGTTTCCGAAACGCAAGCCTCAACGCGTTCGAGTGATTGGTAATCAGCGGACTTCCTTTGGGGAGCCAACAGCTAAGCCCCACGAAAAGTATGAAGTCTACAAGGCTGCATTGCAGGCCAAGGATTCCGCTTATAGCTCCCACAGTGCTTTGAGCAAGTCCCTAAAGCACAAGTCAATCGAGAATGAAGCCAGCGTTGCAGACGAGCCACGGGCCGAGGCTTTGATCAGCCAGCCGTTAGAGGCCAGGCAACAAAACAGCTTAGAGCAGGGTGGAACTGCGATAGCCTTCAGCTCCACCGAACATGTGGTGGCGATAACAGACCGTCCAACTGTCAAGTTTCTTTACTCTAACAAATACCGCCAGCAAACGGCGGAACGCACGTTGGCAGAAAGTCTTCAGAACGCTGGGTACATAGCATCAGCTAACGGGCCAGCACAGAAGTTCCGATCCGCCAACGTCCTTGAGCAGCTGAGGCAGTTCCTTGCTGGCAGTGATAGTAACAGCAACAGCGATGAGAGCGGCACCTCCCAATTTGTTGACGAGTATTCATTGCCCGAGATAAAGGCCGCAGTCGATGAGATCAAGCAACTTTACATGGTCACTGACCGACCTGCAACGAGCACTTTAAAAACTAGCACGACGACGCTGCGTCCTACCACTACGCCGATTGTCCCGCCATCTGCACTCCGATCCACCTTAGCAACCGTTACCTCGTCAGTGCGTCAAGAAGCAAACCAATCCAAAGCATACTCCTTTCCCTCCACTTTAAAAGTCTTAAGCACCGACTCCACTCTTACTGCAAGAGCCACCCAGAGTACCCCCGACGTTAGTACCACTAGATCGCCGAAAGACCCTCCTGTTTACCCGACCCCCGCCCCCAACATTTCCACCGCTACAGCAACACCCTCTCCATTTGCACCGCACACTGCGCGCGCTTCGAGGGTTAACAATGTCATAAAGTCGTCGATTGCTGCCGCTGCCCTAGGCCCTAGCACCTCAACCTATCAGCCACCAGTGTCAGCGGGTAAAGCCCAAAAGCTCCAATTCGGCTTCGCCCCCAACAATAAAAACCACCAAATAAGCAGCATCCATAAAGGCGCAGCAGCTTCAGCCTCTGTGAAGTGCTCCGACAGCACACCAAACGCCAAATGCAACGAGATTCCTTTAAG AAACAACAATAGAAACCGGGGAAATGCAATGTACGCCAATCAGGATCGAGACGTACTTTCTACGCCGAATCGTGGAACTCACCCACC acGAACACGACCCACACTCAAGCCATCGGGCACGATCGTGTCAAAGGCCCAAGAGTTTGTCGATATATACCGGTACCCACCGACTCGCCCCGACCCAATATACCCACAGCCCACGCCCGATAAAACGGCAGCCAAGTGCCGGAAGGACGTATGCCTGTTACCAGACTGTTATTGCGGAGGCAAGGATATACCTG GCGATCTACCCGTTGAAAGCATACCTCAGATCGTTCTATTGACTTTCGATGATTCGGTGAATGACCTAAACAAGCAGTTGTACACGGACCTCTTCGAGAAAGGTCGCGTCAATCCCAACGGCTGCCCGATAACAGCCACTTTTTACGTCTCCCACGAATGGACTGACTACAGTCAGGTTCAGAATCTTTACGCCGATGGACACGAAATGGCCTCGCATACAGTTTC CCACAGCTTTGGCGAGCAGTTCTCGCAGAAAAAGTGGACTCGTGAAATTTCCGGGCAGCGGGAGATCCTTGCTGCTTACGGCGGTGTCAAGCTATCTGATGTACGAGGCATGCGCGCACCGTTCCTCTCGGTCGGTGGTAACAAAATGTACAAAATGCTATACGACTCAAACTTCACCTACGACTCCTCCATGCCTGTCTACGAGAACCGACCACCATCCTGGCCCTACACCCTGGATTACAAGATATTCCACGACTGTATGATTCCGCCCTGCCCAACCCGCTCTTACCCCGGAGTATGGCAAGTACCTATGGTCATGTGGCAGGATCTAAACGGAGGCCGCTGCTCGATGGGCGATGCATGTTCGAACCCGAGCGATGCAGATGGAGTAACCAAGATGATTATGAAAAATTTTGAACGTCATTACACCACGAACAG AGCACCTTTCGGCCTGTTTTATCACGCTGCGTGGTTTACCCAGCCCCACCACAAGGAAGGATTCATTAAATTCCTGGACGCCATCAATGCCATGCAGGACGTGTGGATCATAACCAACTGGCAGGCACTGCAATGGGTCAGAGACCCCACACCAACATCTCGCATTAATTCATTCCAGCCGTTCCAGTGCGACTATTCG GATCGGCCCAAACGCTGCAACAACCCGAAAGTATGTAACCTGTGGCACAAGTCTGGCGTCCGTTACATGAAAACATGTCAGCCATGCCCTGACATTTACCCCTGGACTGGAAAATCCGGAATCCGATCTTCCCGCATCGATAATGAAGTTGAAGAACCGGCGGCGTAA